A region of Vitis vinifera cultivar Pinot Noir 40024 chromosome 15, ASM3070453v1 DNA encodes the following proteins:
- the LOC100232912 gene encoding 5-enolpyruvylshikimate-3-phosphate synthase, which translates to MAQVTRIVSGGVQNSPLLPNLSKPHKPTPPFTTPFLRSGPNVSSFSLKHERAVSNSIVSVRAPFRVSASVATKEKPSTAPEIVLQPIKEISGTITLPGSKSLSNRILLLAALSEGTTVVDNLLNSEDVHYMLGALRTLGLHVEEQSENKRVIVQGCGGQFPAGNGSVGEVQLFLGNAGTAMRPLTAAVTAAGGNASYVLDGVPRMRERPIGDLVTGLKQLGADVNCFLGTNCPPVRVNGNGGLPGGKVKLSGSISSQYLTALLMAAPLALGDVEIEIIDKLISIPYVEMTLKLMERFGVSVEHSNTWDRFLIRGGQKYKSPGNAFVEGDASSASYFLAGAAVTGGTVTVEGCGTSSLQGDVKFAEVLEQMGAKVSWMENSVTVTGPPRDSSGRKHLRAIDVNMNKMPDVAMTLAVVALYADGPTAIRDVASWRVKETERMIAICTELRKLGATVEEGPDYCVITPPEKLNVTSIDTYDDHRMAMAFSLAACADVPVTIKDPGCTRKTFPDYFEVLQRFTKH; encoded by the exons ATGGCTCAAGTTACCAGAATTGTCAGTGGTGGTGTCCAGAACAGCCCTCTCTTGCCCAATCTCTCCAAGCCTCACAAACCCACTCCTCCATTCACTACTCCCTTCTTGAGATCAGGGCCTaatgtttcttctttttctttgaagcATGAGAGGGCAGTTAGCAATTCGATTGTTTCTGTTAGGGCCCCGTTTAGGGTTTCGGCCTCTGTCGCCACTAAGGAGAAGCCGTCGACGGCGCCGGAGATTGTCCTGCAACCCATTAAAGAGATCTCCGGCACCATCACGTTGCCGGGTTCCAAGTCCCTTTCCAATCGGATTCTGCTTCTAGCTGCTCTCTCTGAG GGAACTACTGTTGTGGACAATTTGTTAAATAGTGAAGATGTCCATTACATGCTCGGAGCACTGAGGACCCTTGGGCTACATGTGGAAGAGCAAAGTGAAAATAAAAGAGTTATTGTGCAAGGTTGTGGGGGCCAATTTCCAGCGGGAAATGGATCAGTAGGTGAAGTCCAACTTTTCCTAGGAAATGCTGGAACAGCAATGCGTCCATTGACAGCTGCAGTTACAGCTGCTGGTGGAAATGCAAG CTATGTACTTGATGGGGTGCCGCGCATGAGAGAAAGACCAATTGGGGATCTAGTCACAGGTCTTAAGCAGCTCGGTGCAGACGTTAACTGCTTTCTCGGAACAAACTGCCCTCCTGTTCGTGTTAATGGGAATGGAGGCCTTCCAGGAGGAAAG GTGAAGCTCTCTGGATCAATTAGTAGTCAATACTTGACTGCTTTGCTTATGGCAGCTCCCTTGGCTCTAGGAGATGTGGAGATTGAGATTATTGATAAACTTATTTCCATTCCTTATGTTGAAATGACCTTGAAATTGATGGAACGTTTTGGGGTTAGTGTAGAGCACAGTAATACATGGGACCGATTCTTGATCCGAGGAGGTCAAAAATACAA GTCTCCTGGAAATGCTTTTGTTGAGGGTGATGCTTCTAGTGCTAGTTACTTCCTAGCCGGTGCAGCTGTAACTGGTGGGACTGTCACAGTTGAAGGCTGTGGGACAAGCAGCCTACAG gGGGATGTAAAATTTGCTGAGGTTCTTGAGCAAATGGGTGCAAAAGTTTCCTGGATGGAGAACAGTGTCACAGTCACAGGCCCACCCCGAGATTCTTCTGGAAGGAAACACTTACGTGCCATTGACGTCAACATGAACAAGATGCCAGATGTTGCCATGACTCTTGCTGTAGTTGCCCTTTATGCTGATGGGCCGACTGCCATAAGAGATG TGGCTAGTTGGAGAGTGAAGGAGACCGAAAGGATGATTGCCATTTGCACAGAACTCAGGAAG CTGGGAGCAACAGTTGAAGAAGGGCCTGATTACTGTGTGATCACTCCACCAGAAAAACTAAACGTGACATCAATAGACACATACGACGATCACAGGATGGCCATGGCATTTTCTCTTGCTGCCTGTGCAGATGTTCCAGTAACCATCAAGGATCCTGGTTGCACCCGGAAAACCTTCCCTGACTACTTCGAAGTCCTCCAGCGTTTTACCAAACATTGA
- the LOC100247175 gene encoding UDP-glucuronate 4-epimerase 3, protein MSQLKQMSHLDNIPSTPGKFKMEKRLRWHSSLAKLTFWSFVFLGLIFIFFFLSPSSSSLPSDPSRRSLRTYSWGGPAWEKRVRSSAKVRARNGISVLVTGAAGFVGTHVSAALKRRGDGVVGLDNFNDYYDPSLKRARQALLERTGVFIVEGDINDSELLRKLFEVVAFTHVMHLAAQAGVRYAMENPSSYVHSNIAGLVNLLEVCKSANPQPAIVWASSSSVYGLNTKVPFSERDRTDQPASLYAATKKAGEEIAHTYNHIYGLSLTGLRFFTVYGPWGRPDMAYFFFTKDILKGKSIRIFEAPNHGTVARDFTYIDDIVKGCVAALDTAEKSTGSGGKKKGPAQLRVFNLGNTSPVPVTDLVSILERLLKVKAKRTMMKMPRNGDVQFTHANISLAQRELGYKPTTDLQTGLKKFVRWYIKYYSAGEKSAQ, encoded by the coding sequence ATGTCTCAGCTCAAGCAAATGTCCCATCTTGACAACATCCCTTCTACCCCAGGAAAATTCAAGATGGAGAAGAGACTCAGGTGGCATTCCTCTCTTGCCAAGCTAACGTTTTGGTCCTTCGTCTTCTTGGGCTtgattttcatctttttcttcctaTCCCCGTCATCATCATCTCTGCCGTCCGACCCCTCCCGCCGGTCCCTCCGGACCTACAGTTGGGGCGGTCCTGCCTGGGAAAAGCGGGTCCGATCATCGGCCAAAGTGCGTGCTCGCAATGGGATCTCTGTGCTCGTCACCGGCGCTGCCGGATTCGTTGGAACCCACGTCTCCGCCGCACTCAAGCGCCGCGGCGATGGCGTTGTCGGGCTTGATAACTTCAATGACTACTATGATCCCTCCTTGAAACGTGCCCGGCAAGCTCTTCTTGAGCGTACCGGTGTGTTCATTGTGGAGGGTGATATAAACGATTCAGAGCTTCTCCGGAAGCTATTTGAGGTAGTTGCATTTACCCATGTAATGCATTTGGCCGCTCAGGCTGGTGTTCGGTATGCTATGGAAAATCCAAGTTCGTATGTTCATAGTAATATTGCTGGTCTTGTTAATCTTCTTGAAGTCTGTAAATCGGCGAATCCACAGCCTGCAATTGTGTGGGCTTCTTCGAGTTCAGTGTATGGACTCAATACAAAGGTACCCTTTTCCGAGAGAGATCGGACGGATCAGCCTGCCAGTCTCTATGCCGCCACCAAGAAGGCTGGCGAAGAGATTGCCCATACTTATAATCATATATATGGCCTTTCGCTTACTGGGTTGCGGTTCTTTACCGTTTATGGACCATGGGGAAGACCTGATATGGCGTATTTCTTTTTCACGAAGGATATTTTGAAAGGGAAATCGATTCGCATATTTGAGGCTCCAAATCATGGGACGGTTGCCCGGGATTTTACCTACATTGATGATATCGTGAAGGGATGTGTGGCAGCATTAGATACTGCGGAGAAGAGCACTGGTAGTGGTGGGAAGAAGAAGGGGCCAGCCCAATTGAGGGTTTTCAATTTGGGCAACACATCACCGGTTCCAGTCACGGATCTTGTGAGCATTTTGGAGAGACTCTTGAAGGTGAAGGCAAAAAGAACGATGATGAAGATGCCAAGGAATGGGGATGTGCAGTTTACCCATGCCAACATCAGCTTGGCTCAAAGGGAGCTCGGATACAAGCCCACAACAGATCTGCAAACAGGTTTGAAGAAATTTGTTAGGTGGTACATCAAATACTATTCAGCAGGGGAGAAGAGTGCTCAGTAA